In Nostoc sp. CENA543, a single genomic region encodes these proteins:
- a CDS encoding J domain-containing protein, whose protein sequence is MRQRLDLDINHAYEILGLKPGASQVEIKRAYRQLVKTHHPDRFVNLQQKEQAEINIKQINAAYNLLKSENPTVNNSTTATTPKKSPKTSVNRFDAESFYNYGVESVGKGEYEEAIAYFTQAIRLNPRYVEAYKYRGLVCSQLGYEHRAASDLNKAAQLEGKIPQASAYSRVKYKSQRKSWVSRWCRKIKNFFRWH, encoded by the coding sequence ATGCGTCAGCGTCTTGATCTCGATATTAATCATGCTTATGAAATTTTAGGATTAAAACCTGGAGCATCGCAGGTAGAAATCAAAAGAGCTTATCGTCAACTAGTCAAAACTCACCATCCCGATCGCTTTGTTAATCTCCAGCAAAAAGAACAAGCGGAAATCAACATCAAACAAATCAATGCAGCTTACAATCTGCTCAAGTCAGAAAATCCTACCGTCAATAATTCTACCACTGCCACTACACCCAAAAAATCCCCCAAGACATCCGTCAATCGCTTTGACGCGGAGAGTTTCTATAATTATGGTGTAGAGAGCGTAGGTAAAGGCGAGTATGAAGAAGCGATCGCCTATTTTACCCAAGCCATTCGCCTCAACCCCCGCTATGTTGAAGCTTACAAATATCGCGGTTTAGTTTGCTCTCAATTAGGTTATGAACATCGCGCCGCATCTGATTTAAATAAAGCCGCACAGCTAGAAGGAAAAATCCCTCAAGCCTCTGCTTATTCACGAGTGAAGTATAAATCTCAGCGAAAATCTTGGGTTTCTAGATGGTGTCGAAAAATCAAGAACTTTTTCAGATGGCATTAG
- a CDS encoding DUF58 domain-containing protein, with product MKIIKLITNWLEIHASSPTYAGWVLAGIAVCFFGAAINTMAGWLYAISGVTLALLGIAAFLASRSLVGLSVTRRQISPVSAGDELTLELEIYNPTKQSVTLLQVEDILPFVLGKPMKHGIETIASRETYRWVYYHPTEKRGIYRWHSVELATGAPLGLFWSRRQHHCEATAIVYPTVLTLSACPLVDEIGEEESQRNEYHGRPLQTATSGLVRSLRPYRIGDPTRLIHWRTSARYGELRVRELEMITSGQQVIIALDTAGNWEADNFEQAVIAAASMYFYAQHQQLQVQLLTAATGLVRGDRSVLETLAATQYHEDISDYDEQHPLIWLTQNPLSISSLPQGSRWLLWPDIQSNNEPVLVSRDYSGVVIDTAQALRSQLQKPLV from the coding sequence ATGAAAATCATCAAACTCATCACTAATTGGTTAGAAATTCATGCTAGTTCCCCCACATACGCCGGTTGGGTGTTAGCAGGAATTGCTGTTTGTTTTTTTGGTGCGGCGATTAATACGATGGCTGGTTGGCTTTACGCTATTAGTGGCGTAACTCTGGCTTTATTGGGGATAGCTGCATTTTTAGCATCGCGATCGCTTGTTGGTCTATCTGTGACTCGTCGTCAGATTTCACCTGTCTCGGCTGGGGATGAATTAACTTTAGAATTAGAAATCTATAACCCCACTAAGCAATCTGTCACTTTATTGCAGGTTGAAGATATCTTACCGTTTGTGCTGGGAAAACCCATGAAACACGGTATTGAAACTATTGCTAGCAGAGAAACTTACCGTTGGGTATATTATCACCCTACCGAAAAGCGGGGCATTTATCGCTGGCACTCTGTTGAATTGGCGACAGGCGCGCCTTTAGGTTTATTTTGGTCGCGTCGTCAGCACCACTGTGAAGCAACAGCTATTGTGTATCCCACGGTTTTAACCTTGAGTGCTTGTCCCCTCGTGGATGAAATCGGGGAAGAAGAAAGTCAAAGGAATGAGTATCATGGTAGACCTTTGCAAACAGCCACATCGGGATTAGTGCGATCGCTGCGTCCCTATCGCATTGGCGACCCCACCCGCTTGATTCACTGGCGGACTAGTGCGCGCTATGGTGAGTTACGTGTGCGCGAATTAGAAATGATTACCAGTGGACAGCAAGTAATTATTGCTTTAGATACTGCTGGTAATTGGGAAGCGGACAATTTTGAGCAAGCTGTAATTGCCGCAGCATCAATGTATTTTTACGCACAGCATCAGCAATTACAGGTGCAACTATTAACAGCCGCCACAGGATTAGTCAGAGGCGATCGCTCAGTTTTAGAAACTCTAGCCGCCACCCAATATCACGAAGATATCAGCGATTATGACGAACAGCATCCCCTGATTTGGCTCACCCAGAATCCTCTCAGTATATCTTCTTTACCTCAAGGTAGCCGTTGGTTATTGTGGCCAGATATACAATCAAACAATGAACCAGTCTTAGTGAGTCGAGATTATTCAGGTGTAGTTATAGATACAGCACAAGCACTGCGATCGCAACTCCAAAAACCTTTAGTATAA